One region of Brachybacterium saurashtrense genomic DNA includes:
- a CDS encoding GNAT family N-acetyltransferase, with amino-acid sequence MHLLRLGDRRFRLERAVRADVPSLVVLLADDVLGRDRESDSLDPYLQAFERIDLDPHQLLVAVRDESGAVVATMQLTLMPSLSRGGATRLQIEAVRVAASTRRSGLGTALFEWAHRWGREQGASLAQLTTDASRTDAHRFYDALGYAPSHLGYKLPL; translated from the coding sequence ATGCACCTCCTCCGTCTCGGCGACCGCCGCTTCCGCCTCGAGCGCGCCGTGCGCGCCGACGTCCCGTCCCTCGTCGTCCTGCTGGCCGACGACGTGCTGGGCCGTGACCGCGAGAGCGACAGCCTCGACCCGTACCTGCAGGCGTTCGAGCGGATCGACCTGGACCCGCACCAGCTTCTGGTGGCGGTGCGCGACGAGAGCGGCGCCGTCGTCGCCACGATGCAGCTCACGCTCATGCCCTCCCTGTCCCGGGGCGGCGCCACCCGGCTGCAGATCGAGGCGGTGCGCGTCGCGGCCTCCACCCGGCGCAGCGGCCTGGGCACGGCCCTGTTCGAGTGGGCGCACCGCTGGGGCCGGGAGCAGGGCGCGAGCCTCGCGCAGCTCACCACCGACGCCTCGCGCACCGACGCGCACCGCTTCTACGACGCCCTCGGCTACGCGCCCAGCCACCTCGGGTACAAGCTGCCGCTGTGA
- the fmdA gene encoding formamidase produces MPQNVFPLDSAKPFTEQKILGHNRWHPEIPPAVSVNPGDTFRIDCREWFDGYIRNDDSAEDIATAPLHTVHTLSGPFRIEGAKPGDLLIVDILDVGPIPQEDSGPLAGQGWGYTGIFAKRNGGSFLTDEFPDAYKAIWDFHGEKATSRHVPGVEFTGMIHPGLMGTAPSPELLGKWNSREGALIATDPDRVPALALPPEPHGAILGGVDEADRDRVAGEAARTAPPRENGGNQDIKNLTRGTRIFYPVFVDGANFSVGDLHFSQGDGEITFCGGIEMGGFIDVHVDVIKGGMEKYNVAENAIFMPGNTAPQHSQWLSFSGTSVTLDGEQRYLDSHLAYQRACLHAIDYLTTFGWSPEQAYLLLGAAPIEGRFSGVVDIPNACATVYLPLDIFDIDIRPGSGEVPRIDPGIGAPRASVG; encoded by the coding sequence ATGCCCCAGAACGTGTTCCCCCTCGACTCCGCGAAGCCCTTCACGGAGCAGAAGATACTCGGCCACAACCGCTGGCACCCGGAGATCCCTCCGGCCGTCAGCGTGAACCCCGGCGACACCTTCCGCATCGACTGCCGTGAATGGTTCGACGGGTACATCCGCAACGACGACTCCGCCGAGGACATCGCCACCGCGCCCCTGCACACCGTCCACACCCTCTCCGGGCCCTTCCGCATCGAGGGCGCCAAGCCCGGCGACCTGCTGATCGTGGACATCCTCGACGTCGGCCCCATCCCGCAGGAGGACTCCGGGCCGCTCGCCGGCCAGGGCTGGGGCTACACGGGCATCTTCGCGAAGCGCAATGGCGGCAGCTTCCTCACCGACGAGTTCCCCGACGCGTACAAGGCGATCTGGGACTTCCACGGCGAGAAGGCGACCTCCCGCCACGTCCCCGGCGTGGAGTTCACCGGCATGATCCACCCGGGCCTGATGGGCACCGCTCCCTCCCCGGAGCTCCTGGGGAAGTGGAACTCGCGCGAGGGCGCGCTCATCGCGACCGATCCGGACCGGGTGCCGGCCCTCGCGCTCCCGCCGGAGCCCCACGGGGCGATCCTCGGCGGGGTGGACGAGGCCGACCGCGACCGGGTGGCGGGGGAGGCGGCCCGCACCGCGCCGCCGCGCGAGAACGGCGGCAATCAGGACATCAAGAACCTCACCCGCGGCACCAGAATCTTCTACCCGGTGTTCGTGGACGGGGCGAACTTCTCCGTGGGCGATCTCCACTTCTCCCAGGGCGATGGCGAGATCACCTTCTGCGGCGGCATCGAGATGGGCGGCTTCATCGACGTCCACGTGGACGTCATCAAGGGAGGCATGGAGAAGTACAACGTCGCCGAGAACGCGATCTTCATGCCCGGGAACACCGCGCCGCAGCACTCGCAGTGGCTGAGCTTCTCCGGCACCTCGGTGACGCTCGACGGCGAGCAGCGCTACCTCGACTCGCACCTCGCCTATCAGCGGGCCTGCCTGCACGCGATCGACTACCTGACCACCTTCGGCTGGTCGCCCGAGCAGGCCTACCTGCTGCTCGGCGCCGCACCGATCGAGGGACGGTTCTCGGGCGTCGTGGACATCCCCAACGCCTGCGCGACCGTGTACCTGCCGCTGGACATCTTCGACATCGACATCCGGCCGGGCAGCGGCGAGGTGCCGAGGATCGACCCGGGCATCGGGGCGCCCCGCGCGAGCGTGGGCTGA
- a CDS encoding AAA family ATPase produces MTRPVLLLLNGAPGSGKSTLATLLAQRRPLALALDVDQLKHALGGWADDLQASGVQARRLALAAARQHLADGHDVLIGQYLARPAFLEQLEDLAAESGARFVEAALVLEADALAGRLAARRRAPDRPEQAANDRFVGPADAAAHAAALEALLEGRPCAHRLDAGRPREELVGLLARILDAPETPQEHP; encoded by the coding sequence ATGACCAGGCCCGTCCTCCTGCTGCTGAACGGTGCACCCGGCAGCGGCAAGTCCACGCTCGCCACCCTGCTCGCGCAACGACGCCCGCTCGCCCTGGCACTCGACGTCGATCAGCTCAAGCACGCCCTGGGCGGCTGGGCCGACGACCTGCAGGCCTCCGGGGTGCAGGCCCGGCGCCTGGCGCTCGCCGCCGCCCGCCAGCACCTGGCCGACGGGCACGACGTGCTGATCGGTCAGTACCTCGCCCGCCCCGCGTTCCTCGAGCAGCTGGAAGACCTGGCCGCCGAGAGCGGCGCCCGCTTCGTCGAGGCGGCGCTGGTGCTGGAAGCCGACGCGCTCGCCGGACGGCTCGCCGCCCGTCGCCGGGCGCCGGACAGGCCCGAGCAGGCCGCCAACGACCGCTTCGTCGGCCCCGCCGATGCCGCCGCCCACGCCGCCGCGCTGGAGGCGCTGCTGGAGGGGAGGCCGTGCGCCCACCGGCTCGATGCAGGGCGGCCTCGCGAGGAGCTGGTGGGCCTGCTCGCCCGTATCCTGGACGCCCCCGAGACCCCGCAGGAGCACCCATGA
- a CDS encoding DNA alkylation repair protein, with product MTAAAPQRTEAELADEVAALHQELAALADDRMRAVNEKHGDDHAVNLTTLRAIAKRLKTQPDLARALWSTPAEDSAPKLLALLISRPKQYGEAELDAMLREAPTPKVHEWLVSYMVKKSPHREALREAWFADADPVVASAGWALTSDRIAKAPVGEVPEGIDLDALLAEIEAEMQDAPERLQWAMNQCLAEIGIHDASRRERAIAIGEELEVLKDYPTPPNCTSPFAPAWIEEMVRRAEGRTAQRSR from the coding sequence ATGACCGCCGCCGCCCCGCAGCGCACCGAGGCCGAGCTCGCCGACGAGGTCGCCGCGCTCCACCAGGAGCTGGCCGCGCTCGCCGACGACCGCATGCGCGCCGTCAACGAGAAGCACGGCGACGACCACGCCGTGAACCTCACCACGCTCCGCGCGATCGCGAAACGCCTGAAGACCCAGCCGGACCTCGCCCGCGCCCTGTGGAGCACACCCGCGGAGGACTCCGCCCCGAAGCTGCTCGCCCTGCTGATCTCGCGCCCGAAGCAGTACGGCGAGGCGGAGCTCGACGCGATGCTGCGCGAGGCCCCGACCCCGAAGGTCCACGAGTGGCTGGTCAGCTACATGGTGAAGAAGAGCCCGCACCGCGAGGCGCTGCGCGAGGCATGGTTCGCCGACGCGGATCCCGTGGTCGCGAGCGCCGGCTGGGCGCTGACCAGCGACCGGATCGCGAAGGCGCCGGTGGGGGAGGTGCCCGAGGGCATCGATCTCGACGCGCTGCTCGCCGAGATCGAGGCGGAGATGCAGGACGCCCCCGAGCGGCTGCAGTGGGCGATGAACCAGTGCCTCGCCGAGATCGGCATCCACGACGCCTCCCGCCGGGAGCGCGCCATCGCGATCGGCGAGGAGCTCGAGGTGCTGAAGGACTACCCGACCCCGCCGAACTGCACCTCGCCCTTCGCGCCGGCGTGGATCGAGGAGATGGTGCGCCGCGCCGAAGGCCGTACCGCTCAGCGGTCGCGCTGA
- a CDS encoding FmdB family zinc ribbon protein, whose protein sequence is MPIYEFRCESAHEYERSVPMSARDADLTCPDCGAPARRRISAPRLGALGSPAGRLLESTAASAHAPAVVDQIPGTPRRTARTTADPRHAKLPRP, encoded by the coding sequence GTGCCGATCTACGAGTTCCGCTGCGAGAGCGCCCACGAGTACGAGCGCTCCGTCCCGATGAGTGCCCGCGACGCGGACCTCACCTGCCCCGACTGCGGAGCCCCCGCCCGCCGACGGATCAGCGCACCGCGCCTCGGCGCTCTCGGCTCGCCCGCCGGCCGGCTGCTCGAGAGCACGGCCGCGAGCGCCCACGCGCCTGCCGTCGTCGACCAGATCCCCGGCACCCCGCGCCGCACCGCCCGCACCACGGCGGATCCGCGGCACGCCAAGCTTCCGCGCCCCTGA